In Aristaeella hokkaidonensis, the following are encoded in one genomic region:
- a CDS encoding L-ribulose-5-phosphate 4-epimerase: protein MLEELKKQVYEANMLLPAYHLVTFTWGNVSGIDREKGLFVIKPSGVPYEELKPEDMVVIDLEGNKVEGSMNPSSDTPTHAELYRRFKDIGGVVHTHSRWATIWAQSGRDIPAYGTTHADYIYGNVPCCRDLTKEEVESAYELETGRVIASHFEQNGLNPKHVPCVLARHHGPFAWGKDAMEAVHNAVVLEEVAMMAWHTEALPETQTRMNLPEYVKEKHFMRKHGPNAYYGQKK, encoded by the coding sequence ATGCTGGAGGAACTCAAAAAACAGGTATACGAGGCGAACATGCTGCTGCCCGCCTATCATCTGGTGACGTTTACCTGGGGTAATGTAAGCGGAATTGACCGGGAGAAGGGCCTGTTCGTAATCAAGCCCAGCGGCGTTCCCTATGAGGAACTGAAGCCGGAAGACATGGTCGTGATTGACCTGGAGGGCAACAAGGTGGAAGGCAGTATGAATCCTTCTTCCGATACACCTACCCATGCGGAGCTGTACCGCCGCTTTAAGGACATCGGCGGCGTGGTGCATACCCATTCCCGGTGGGCGACAATCTGGGCCCAGAGCGGAAGGGATATTCCCGCCTACGGCACAACCCATGCGGACTATATCTATGGCAACGTTCCCTGCTGCCGGGATCTGACAAAGGAAGAAGTGGAAAGCGCCTATGAGCTGGAAACCGGACGGGTGATTGCTTCTCATTTTGAGCAGAACGGACTGAACCCGAAGCATGTGCCCTGTGTGCTGGCACGGCATCATGGCCCCTTTGCCTGGGGCAAGGACGCAATGGAAGCGGTGCACAACGCGGTGGTGCTGGAAGAAGTGGCCATGATGGCCTGGCATACCGAAGCGCTTCCCGAGACCCAGACCCGGATGAATCTGCCGGAGTATGTGAAGGAAAAACACTTCATGCGGAAGCACGGCCCGAACGCTTATTACGGCCAGAAAAAGTAA
- a CDS encoding zinc-ribbon domain containing protein, whose protein sequence is MYEDKTLVCKDCGAEFVFTAGEQEFYAEKGFQNEPTRCKACRQARKASRAAGAPRQMYDAVCAECGKPTQVPFEPKEDRPVYCSECFAARRV, encoded by the coding sequence ATGTACGAAGACAAAACGCTGGTATGCAAAGACTGTGGCGCTGAGTTCGTTTTCACTGCCGGTGAACAGGAATTCTATGCCGAAAAGGGATTCCAGAACGAGCCCACCCGCTGCAAGGCCTGCCGTCAGGCGCGTAAGGCCAGCCGTGCTGCCGGCGCTCCGCGTCAGATGTACGACGCTGTTTGCGCGGAATGCGGAAAGCCCACTCAGGTTCCCTTCGAGCCTAAGGAAGACCGTCCCGTATACTGCAGCGAGTGCTTTGCCGCCCGCCGCGTGTAA
- a CDS encoding DEAD/DEAH box helicase, which produces MDLSSEILRAVQAMGFKEPSTVQAKTIPLMMEGHDINAIAPTGTGKTCAFGIPMLEYVQLKDSRVQEIVLAPTRELALQIGEELTKLAKFIDGVRIAVIYGGQSISRQITALKRRPQIVIATPGRLLDHMQRGNIRLDAVHTMVLDEADEMLNMGFVKDVTKIIESTPSDRQLVLFSATTNQDVLTIAWKYQHDPVEITVEATKADRPQITQYVIATEQDCKTDNLLYLLDANVYQRIMIFCNTKFMTDKLTSRLIKEGYNAQCLHGDIPQSKRNTVMNDFKRGKFPILVSTDVAARGIDVDDVEAVINYDLPNENEYYLHRIGRTGRAHKHGVSFSLVTFRESVRMDEILKYMLTAPTPLKFEDDVLRREDGSAFFDNI; this is translated from the coding sequence ATGGATCTCTCCTCAGAGATCCTCCGTGCCGTTCAGGCAATGGGCTTTAAAGAGCCCTCTACTGTTCAGGCGAAGACCATTCCCCTGATGATGGAAGGTCATGACATCAATGCCATTGCTCCTACGGGCACCGGCAAAACCTGTGCCTTTGGCATTCCCATGCTGGAGTACGTCCAGCTGAAAGACAGCCGCGTACAGGAGATCGTCCTGGCCCCCACCCGGGAACTGGCACTCCAGATCGGCGAGGAACTGACCAAGCTGGCCAAGTTCATTGACGGCGTGCGTATTGCCGTTATCTATGGCGGTCAGTCCATCTCCCGTCAGATTACCGCCCTGAAGCGCCGGCCGCAGATCGTCATCGCGACCCCCGGCCGCCTGCTTGACCATATGCAGCGTGGCAACATCCGTCTGGATGCCGTCCACACCATGGTGCTGGATGAGGCGGACGAAATGCTGAACATGGGCTTTGTCAAAGACGTGACAAAGATCATCGAGTCCACCCCCTCTGACCGTCAGCTGGTGCTGTTTTCTGCCACCACCAATCAGGACGTGCTGACTATCGCCTGGAAATACCAGCATGACCCGGTGGAAATCACCGTTGAAGCCACCAAGGCCGACCGGCCCCAGATCACCCAGTACGTTATCGCCACCGAGCAGGACTGCAAAACCGACAACCTGCTCTACCTGCTGGACGCCAACGTGTATCAGCGGATCATGATCTTCTGCAACACCAAGTTCATGACCGACAAGCTGACCAGCCGGCTCATCAAGGAAGGCTATAACGCCCAGTGTCTCCACGGAGATATTCCCCAGTCCAAGCGGAACACCGTCATGAACGATTTCAAGCGCGGCAAATTCCCGATTCTCGTATCCACCGACGTTGCCGCCCGCGGCATCGACGTGGATGACGTGGAAGCCGTCATCAACTATGACCTTCCCAACGAGAACGAGTACTATCTCCACCGCATCGGCCGTACCGGCCGCGCCCACAAGCACGGTGTCAGCTTCTCCCTGGTCACCTTCCGGGAAAGCGTCCGCATGGATGAAATCCTGAAGTATATGCTCACCGCGCCGACGCCCCTCAAGTTTGAGGATGACGTACTGCGCCGGGAAGACGGCTCCGCATTCTTTGATAATATTTGA
- a CDS encoding TIGR03905 family TSCPD domain-containing protein, whose protein sequence is MFNYKCRGTCSTSIDLEIQDGIITFCRINDGCKGNTQGVAKLALGRPAEEVAATLEGIQCRGGTSCPDQLAQAIKAYHD, encoded by the coding sequence ATGTTCAACTATAAATGCAGAGGAACCTGCTCCACTTCCATTGACCTGGAAATCCAGGACGGCATCATCACCTTCTGCCGGATTAACGACGGCTGCAAGGGCAACACCCAGGGTGTGGCGAAGCTGGCTCTCGGCCGTCCCGCTGAAGAAGTTGCCGCTACGCTCGAGGGCATTCAGTGCCGCGGCGGTACTTCCTGTCCTGATCAGCTCGCACAGGCGATTAAAGCATATCACGACTGA
- the tuf gene encoding elongation factor Tu — MAKGRYERTKPHVNIGTIGHVDHGKTTLTAAITMTLAIKGEAQAMRYDEIDKAPEEKARGITINTAHVEYETAKRHYAHVDCPGHADYVKNMITGAAQMDGAILVVSAPDGPMPQTREHILLARQVGVPYIVVFMNKTDMMDDEELLELVEMEIRELLSSYDFPGDDIPIIKGSALKVLEYLQAGGTDVDNAPECKCIWELMDAVDSYIPEPERATDQPFLMPVEDVFSISGRGTVATGRVERGTVKVSDPVEIVGLMDKPRNTVVTGVEMFHKLLDQAEAGDNIGALLRGIQRNEVERGQVLAKPGSIHPHTHCIGQVYVLTKEEGGRHTPFFNGYRPQFYFRTTDVTGNIKLPDGVEMVMPGDNIDMEITLITPIAMEQGLRFAIREGGRTVGSGVVAKVIE; from the coding sequence ATGGCAAAAGGACGTTATGAACGGACAAAGCCCCATGTAAACATCGGTACCATCGGTCACGTTGACCATGGCAAGACCACCCTGACCGCTGCGATCACCATGACGCTGGCGATCAAGGGCGAAGCGCAGGCTATGCGCTATGACGAAATCGACAAGGCTCCCGAAGAAAAAGCACGTGGAATCACCATCAATACCGCTCACGTTGAGTATGAGACCGCAAAGCGTCACTATGCTCACGTGGACTGCCCCGGCCACGCTGACTATGTTAAGAACATGATCACCGGTGCTGCCCAGATGGACGGTGCTATCCTGGTGGTTTCTGCTCCCGATGGCCCGATGCCCCAGACCCGTGAGCACATCCTGCTCGCCCGTCAGGTTGGCGTGCCCTACATCGTCGTGTTCATGAACAAGACCGACATGATGGATGATGAAGAGCTGCTGGAGCTGGTTGAAATGGAAATCCGTGAGCTGCTGAGCAGCTACGACTTCCCCGGCGACGACATCCCGATCATCAAGGGATCCGCTCTGAAGGTTCTTGAGTACCTGCAGGCTGGCGGCACCGACGTTGACAACGCTCCCGAGTGCAAGTGCATCTGGGAACTGATGGACGCCGTCGACAGCTATATCCCCGAACCCGAACGTGCAACCGACCAGCCCTTCCTGATGCCCGTCGAAGACGTGTTCTCCATCTCCGGCCGCGGCACCGTGGCTACCGGCCGTGTTGAGCGTGGTACCGTTAAGGTGTCCGATCCGGTCGAAATCGTCGGCCTGATGGACAAGCCCCGCAACACGGTTGTTACCGGTGTTGAAATGTTCCACAAGCTGCTGGACCAGGCGGAAGCCGGCGACAACATCGGCGCCCTGCTGCGTGGTATCCAGAGGAACGAAGTCGAGCGCGGCCAGGTTCTGGCTAAGCCCGGCAGCATTCATCCCCACACCCACTGCATCGGCCAGGTGTACGTGCTGACCAAGGAAGAAGGCGGCCGTCATACCCCCTTCTTCAACGGCTATCGTCCCCAGTTCTACTTCCGGACGACTGACGTTACCGGCAACATCAAGCTGCCCGACGGCGTGGAAATGGTGATGCCCGGCGATAACATCGACATGGAAATCACCCTGATCACCCCCATCGCTATGGAGCAGGGACTGCGCTTCGCTATCCGTGAAGGCGGCCGTACTGTTGGTTCCGGCGTTGTGGCCAAGGTCATTGAGTAA
- a CDS encoding helix-turn-helix domain-containing protein, producing MSELIRDSSLCQAFACYQMDTPAHSSFFPVEPHSHYFSEVMLMRSGVCRVVRGGYTYILKPGELIYISPLVRHSVESADGNPVVFDVVKFSATRLREIPSYLSDLRSFSLDVSHAHLSAYMNAQDVQTWHLDNIVRECVVECDNRQFAWDLQVRALIYLLITGLSRFWLGKRETMPDYQPQPQDPILDIPAYIEQHISEPLKVEDLAAQCNLSYPWFAKRFREFYGLSCKQFIQQLRNEAVELYLVYSDLDLASISDRTGYTDCSHMVKEFRRMTGTTPGQYRSMMKIQGHSPLIPFSRATPSNHPSKG from the coding sequence TTGAGCGAACTGATCCGGGATTCTTCCCTCTGCCAGGCCTTTGCGTGCTACCAAATGGATACCCCTGCCCACAGCAGCTTTTTCCCCGTTGAGCCGCACAGCCACTATTTCAGCGAAGTCATGCTGATGCGCAGCGGCGTATGCCGGGTTGTCCGCGGAGGCTATACCTACATCCTGAAACCGGGTGAACTGATCTATATCTCACCGCTGGTCCGCCACTCTGTCGAATCTGCGGACGGCAATCCCGTTGTCTTTGATGTGGTCAAGTTCAGCGCAACCCGCCTGCGGGAGATTCCATCCTATCTTTCTGACCTGCGTTCCTTCTCCCTGGACGTATCACATGCCCATCTCTCCGCTTACATGAATGCCCAGGATGTACAGACCTGGCATCTGGACAACATCGTCCGGGAATGCGTAGTGGAATGTGATAACCGGCAATTCGCCTGGGATCTCCAGGTCCGTGCGCTCATCTACCTGCTGATCACCGGCCTTTCCCGTTTCTGGCTGGGCAAACGCGAAACCATGCCGGACTACCAGCCTCAGCCCCAGGATCCCATCCTGGATATTCCCGCCTATATTGAGCAGCACATCTCCGAACCGCTGAAGGTGGAGGACCTGGCCGCTCAGTGCAACCTCAGCTATCCCTGGTTTGCCAAGCGTTTCCGCGAGTTCTACGGTCTGAGCTGTAAGCAGTTCATCCAGCAGCTCCGTAATGAGGCAGTGGAACTGTACCTCGTCTATTCCGATCTGGACCTGGCCTCCATCAGTGACCGGACCGGCTACACCGACTGCAGTCACATGGTCAAGGAGTTCCGCCGGATGACCGGTACAACCCCCGGTCAGTACCGCTCCATGATGAAAATACAGGGGCATTCACCCCTGATCCCCTTTTCCCGTGCAACGCCTTCCAATCATCCCTCAAAGGGTTGA
- the queA gene encoding tRNA preQ1(34) S-adenosylmethionine ribosyltransferase-isomerase QueA: MKTSDFNYDLPEELIAQTPVEPRDHSRLLVYHRKNGQIEHKHFYDIIDYLNPGDALVINETKVIPARLLGVKEDTGVPVEVLLLRRHNATDWEALVRPGRRLRPGTICSFGDGLLRCEVLDNVEDIGGRIVRFHCDGVFEEVLDRLGEMPLPPYIHEKLQDATRYQTVYAKQEGSAAAPTAGLHFTPELLERIKAKGITVVPVLLHVGLGTFRPVKVENAEEHVMHSEFCQVTEEAAETLNRIRQSGGRIVCVGTTSVRTLETMATEDGIIHAGARDTAIFIYPGVKIKAVDALITNFHLPQSTLLMLVSALTGRDEALSVYREAVQERYRFFSFGDAMFIE; this comes from the coding sequence ATGAAAACTTCCGACTTCAACTACGACCTTCCCGAAGAGCTGATTGCCCAGACCCCCGTGGAACCGCGGGATCACAGCCGTCTCCTGGTATACCACCGGAAAAACGGACAGATTGAGCATAAGCACTTCTACGATATTATTGATTATCTCAACCCGGGAGATGCCCTGGTCATTAATGAGACCAAGGTGATCCCCGCGCGTCTGCTCGGTGTGAAGGAAGACACCGGTGTTCCGGTGGAGGTTCTCCTCCTGCGCCGGCACAACGCCACAGACTGGGAAGCCCTCGTCCGCCCCGGCCGCAGGCTTCGTCCCGGGACCATCTGTTCCTTCGGCGACGGCCTTCTCCGCTGCGAGGTGCTGGACAACGTGGAGGATATCGGCGGCCGGATTGTCCGTTTCCACTGTGACGGTGTCTTTGAGGAAGTGCTGGACCGGCTGGGAGAGATGCCCCTGCCGCCCTACATTCACGAAAAGCTGCAGGACGCAACCCGGTACCAGACCGTTTACGCAAAACAGGAAGGTTCCGCCGCCGCTCCTACCGCCGGTCTCCACTTTACGCCGGAGCTGCTGGAGCGGATCAAGGCCAAAGGGATCACAGTCGTTCCCGTCCTGCTCCATGTAGGTCTTGGCACCTTCCGCCCCGTGAAGGTGGAGAATGCGGAAGAGCACGTCATGCACAGTGAGTTCTGCCAGGTAACGGAAGAAGCGGCCGAAACGCTGAACCGCATCCGTCAGTCCGGCGGCAGGATCGTCTGTGTCGGCACCACCTCCGTGCGTACCCTGGAAACCATGGCCACCGAGGACGGAATCATCCATGCCGGTGCCCGGGATACGGCCATCTTCATTTACCCCGGTGTCAAAATCAAGGCAGTGGATGCCCTGATTACCAACTTTCATCTTCCCCAGAGCACCCTGCTCATGCTTGTCAGCGCCCTGACCGGCCGGGATGAAGCATTGAGCGTTTACCGCGAAGCCGTTCAGGAGCGATACCGTTTCTTCTCCTTCGGCGACGCGATGTTTATCGAATAA
- the ruvB gene encoding Holliday junction branch migration DNA helicase RuvB: MDDRLMTGSYMAEDSSVEQTLRPHTLKDYVGQQAVKSSLDIYIQAALSRHDALDHMLLYGPPGLGKTTLACIVAAEMGQNIRVTSGPAIERPGDLASILSNLNAGDVLFIDEIHRLSRQVEEVLYPAMEDYAIDIMIGKGPTARSIRVDLPKFTLVGATTRAGQLSAPLRDRFGMLFRLEMYTPEELRQIVERSAGILGVDADPEGLLEIARRSRGTPRIANRMLKRVRDYAEVKAGGHISRDIAREALALLDVDELGLDKVDRNILSCMMDKFAGGPVGLDTLAATTGEDAVTIEDVYEPYLMQLGFLMRTPRGRVCTPAAWNHMKKNMPASAEAQIRMEI; this comes from the coding sequence ATGGACGACAGATTGATGACCGGGTCCTATATGGCGGAGGACAGCTCTGTAGAGCAGACCCTCCGTCCCCATACACTGAAGGACTATGTTGGCCAGCAGGCAGTTAAGAGCAGTCTGGATATCTATATCCAGGCAGCCCTCTCCCGTCATGACGCGCTGGACCATATGTTGCTTTACGGCCCTCCCGGCCTGGGCAAAACCACCCTCGCCTGCATCGTTGCGGCAGAAATGGGACAGAACATCCGTGTCACCAGCGGCCCGGCCATTGAGCGGCCCGGTGACCTGGCTTCCATCCTCAGCAACCTGAACGCAGGCGACGTGCTCTTCATTGATGAAATCCACCGCCTCTCCCGTCAGGTGGAAGAAGTGCTTTATCCCGCTATGGAAGACTACGCCATCGATATCATGATCGGTAAGGGTCCCACCGCCCGGAGCATCCGTGTGGACCTGCCGAAGTTCACCCTGGTCGGTGCCACCACCCGCGCCGGACAGCTTTCCGCCCCCCTGCGGGACCGTTTCGGTATGCTGTTCCGCCTGGAAATGTATACGCCTGAAGAGCTCCGGCAGATCGTGGAACGCAGCGCCGGCATCCTCGGTGTGGACGCGGATCCGGAAGGCCTGCTGGAGATCGCCCGCCGCAGCCGCGGTACGCCCCGTATCGCCAACCGTATGCTCAAGCGCGTCCGGGACTATGCCGAAGTGAAGGCCGGCGGCCATATCAGCCGGGATATCGCCCGGGAAGCCCTGGCCCTGCTGGACGTGGATGAACTTGGCCTGGACAAGGTGGATCGGAACATTCTTTCCTGCATGATGGACAAGTTTGCCGGCGGCCCGGTCGGCCTGGATACCCTGGCGGCCACCACCGGCGAGGACGCCGTCACCATTGAGGACGTATATGAGCCTTATCTGATGCAGCTGGGCTTCCTCATGCGGACTCCCCGCGGACGGGTCTGCACCCCCGCCGCCTGGAACCATATGAAAAAGAACATGCCTGCCTCCGCAGAAGCCCAAATCAGGATGGAGATCTGA
- the ruvA gene encoding Holliday junction branch migration protein RuvA yields MYAFIEGEVCEKLNGSLVLLASGVGWQLNCSNNTLQAAPPVGEKMRCYTYLSVREDAMELFGFATREEKEMFLQLTSVSGIGPKTALGVLGAMPLRDLNLAILLGDVNALSRAPGIGKKTAQRIALELKDKISQADVSAAAAPSQGAAAPSLSSDAVTEAIEALIALGYSSTEARNAISQIKDQTDKPEELIRLALRAMAGF; encoded by the coding sequence ATGTACGCGTTTATCGAAGGCGAAGTCTGCGAAAAGCTGAACGGCAGCCTCGTCCTTCTGGCTTCCGGCGTCGGCTGGCAGCTCAACTGCTCCAACAACACCCTGCAGGCGGCTCCGCCTGTTGGGGAAAAAATGCGATGCTACACTTATCTTTCCGTCCGGGAGGATGCGATGGAGCTCTTCGGCTTCGCCACGCGGGAAGAGAAAGAGATGTTCCTGCAGCTGACCTCCGTTTCGGGCATCGGTCCCAAGACCGCCCTGGGTGTCCTGGGTGCCATGCCCCTGCGGGATCTGAACCTCGCGATCCTGCTCGGGGACGTCAATGCCCTGTCCCGCGCGCCGGGCATCGGAAAGAAAACCGCCCAGCGGATCGCACTGGAGCTGAAGGACAAGATCAGCCAGGCGGACGTTTCCGCCGCGGCCGCTCCGTCGCAGGGCGCCGCCGCGCCTTCTCTCAGTTCCGATGCGGTGACCGAAGCGATCGAAGCGTTGATTGCCCTGGGATATTCCTCCACGGAAGCACGGAACGCCATTTCCCAGATCAAAGACCAGACCGACAAGCCGGAAGAACTGATCCGCCTTGCACTCAGGGCTATGGCGGGATTCTGA
- the ruvC gene encoding crossover junction endodeoxyribonuclease RuvC: protein MIVLGIDPGYALMGWGVVEAEGSRMKLINYGCIETKAGVPMQNRLRTLQLGVRDLLNIYHPDDVAFEELFFARNVTTALMVGAARGAAIIAAAEYTQNLYEYTPMQIKQAITGYGKADKKQIQQMVKLLLKLDEIPKPDDAADAIACAITHCQAGVAKSQFLMK, encoded by the coding sequence TTGATCGTTCTTGGCATCGATCCGGGCTATGCCCTGATGGGCTGGGGCGTGGTGGAGGCGGAAGGCAGCCGTATGAAGCTGATCAACTACGGCTGTATTGAGACTAAAGCCGGCGTCCCTATGCAGAACCGCCTGCGCACGCTGCAGCTTGGCGTCCGGGACCTGCTCAACATCTACCACCCCGATGACGTGGCATTTGAGGAGCTGTTTTTCGCCCGGAACGTCACCACCGCCCTGATGGTCGGCGCCGCCCGCGGTGCGGCAATCATCGCTGCGGCTGAATACACCCAGAACCTTTACGAATACACCCCCATGCAGATCAAGCAGGCGATCACCGGATACGGCAAAGCCGACAAGAAGCAGATCCAGCAGATGGTCAAGCTCCTGCTGAAGCTGGATGAAATCCCGAAGCCGGATGACGCCGCTGATGCCATCGCCTGTGCCATCACCCATTGCCAGGCCGGCGTGGCCAAATCCCAGTTCCTGATGAAATAG
- the argH gene encoding argininosuccinate lyase, translating to MKLWGGRFEKATDGLVDDFHSSISFDKRLFEQDITGSIAHATMLGEEGIIPAADAEKIVAGLKDILEDARAGKIEWMVDAEDIHMNVETLLTQRIGDAGKRLHTGRSRNDQVALDTRMYAKVACRDTEAMLEELIDALLTIAQENLHTIMPGYTHMQKAQPITLAHHMMAYVQMFLRDRNRFSNAYKAADVMVLGSGALAGTTYPLNRERVAELLGFEKISENSLDGVADRDYMLDYLSAAAICMMHLSRFCEELILWNTNEFRFVEMDDAFATGSSIMPQKKNPDVAELIRGKTGRVYGHLMGLLTVMKGLPLAYNKDMQEDKEAFFDTRDTLVKGLTVFTAMLKTVTFRKDVMERGASGGFTNATDCADYLVKKGVAFRDAHKVVGELVAHCLNENKALLDLTLEELKQFHPAFEQDVFDDLSMISCVEKRKIPGAPAPEMVQRAINAAKAALKNDQ from the coding sequence ATGAAGCTTTGGGGAGGACGGTTCGAAAAGGCAACCGACGGACTGGTGGATGATTTCCATTCCAGCATCTCTTTTGACAAGCGGCTTTTTGAGCAGGATATTACCGGTTCCATCGCCCACGCAACCATGCTGGGTGAGGAAGGCATCATCCCCGCGGCAGACGCGGAGAAGATCGTGGCCGGCCTGAAGGACATCCTGGAGGATGCCCGGGCCGGAAAGATCGAGTGGATGGTGGACGCCGAGGATATCCATATGAATGTGGAAACCCTGCTGACACAGCGCATCGGCGACGCCGGAAAGCGCCTTCATACCGGCCGGAGCCGGAATGACCAGGTGGCACTGGATACCCGGATGTATGCCAAGGTGGCCTGCCGGGATACGGAGGCTATGCTGGAGGAACTGATCGACGCGCTGCTGACCATCGCCCAGGAAAACCTGCATACAATCATGCCCGGATATACCCATATGCAGAAGGCACAGCCCATCACGCTGGCTCATCATATGATGGCTTACGTCCAGATGTTCCTGCGGGACAGGAACCGTTTCAGCAATGCCTACAAGGCAGCGGACGTCATGGTGCTTGGCTCCGGCGCGCTGGCCGGAACAACCTACCCCCTGAACCGGGAACGGGTGGCCGAACTGCTGGGTTTTGAAAAGATCTCCGAGAACAGCCTGGACGGCGTGGCCGACCGGGATTATATGCTGGATTACCTTTCCGCGGCGGCCATCTGCATGATGCACCTGAGCCGCTTCTGTGAGGAACTGATCCTTTGGAACACCAACGAGTTCCGCTTTGTGGAAATGGATGATGCTTTTGCCACCGGCTCCAGCATCATGCCCCAGAAGAAGAATCCCGACGTGGCGGAGCTGATCCGCGGCAAGACCGGCCGGGTCTACGGACACCTGATGGGCCTGCTGACCGTGATGAAGGGCCTGCCGCTGGCCTACAACAAGGATATGCAGGAAGACAAGGAAGCCTTCTTTGATACCCGGGATACGCTGGTGAAGGGCCTGACCGTTTTCACCGCGATGCTGAAGACCGTGACCTTCCGAAAGGATGTGATGGAACGCGGAGCATCCGGCGGATTCACCAACGCCACGGACTGCGCGGACTACCTGGTGAAGAAGGGCGTAGCCTTCCGCGACGCCCACAAGGTGGTCGGTGAGCTGGTGGCTCACTGCCTGAACGAAAACAAGGCCCTGCTGGACCTGACCCTGGAGGAGCTGAAACAATTCCATCCGGCCTTTGAGCAGGACGTGTTTGATGATCTGAGCATGATCTCCTGTGTGGAGAAGCGGAAGATCCCCGGCGCTCCCGCTCCGGAAATGGTACAGCGGGCAATCAACGCCGCCAAGGCAGCACTGAAAAACGATCAATAA
- a CDS encoding HAD-IIB family hydrolase, which produces MEYQLIALDLDGTLLNSRKELPEDAVQAIRKVCAAGKTVVFDTGRAVPELADQIALLPEVRYAIFCSGAGLYDTRERKVFGLQPIPDAQTKRILSVARTKDIMPQLVLADRDVIQASQMDRLEHYNMGVYRPMYEKAMTLVPDIYAFAESCTEPFLKINLYHAEVEERIRTRAQLETPELELVYSEISSLECSAAGVSKGSGLERLCGLLNIPLEACIAVGDADNDIPMLRTAGLGIAMGNAPDYVKTAADRIVSDQDHSGCTEAIMLLVKN; this is translated from the coding sequence ATGGAGTATCAGCTGATCGCCCTGGATCTGGACGGGACCCTGCTCAACAGCCGGAAGGAGCTCCCGGAGGATGCCGTTCAGGCCATCCGGAAGGTCTGTGCTGCCGGAAAGACGGTGGTCTTTGATACCGGACGGGCTGTACCAGAACTGGCCGATCAGATCGCCCTGCTTCCGGAAGTACGGTACGCGATCTTCTGCAGCGGCGCAGGCCTGTATGATACCCGGGAAAGGAAGGTCTTCGGCCTGCAGCCTATTCCTGACGCACAGACAAAACGAATCCTGTCCGTTGCCCGCACAAAGGATATCATGCCCCAGCTGGTGCTGGCGGACCGGGATGTGATCCAGGCCTCCCAGATGGATCGGCTGGAGCATTACAACATGGGCGTCTACCGGCCTATGTATGAAAAAGCCATGACGCTGGTGCCGGATATTTATGCCTTTGCCGAATCCTGCACCGAGCCTTTCCTGAAGATCAACCTGTATCACGCGGAAGTGGAGGAACGGATCCGCACCCGGGCACAGCTGGAAACCCCGGAGCTGGAACTGGTCTATTCCGAGATTTCCTCCCTGGAATGCTCCGCCGCCGGCGTCAGCAAGGGTTCCGGGCTTGAACGCCTGTGCGGGCTGCTGAATATTCCGCTGGAAGCCTGTATTGCCGTGGGAGACGCGGACAACGACATCCCCATGCTCCGGACTGCCGGTCTCGGAATCGCCATGGGCAACGCACCGGATTATGTCAAAACTGCCGCGGACCGGATCGTTTCCGATCAGGACCACAGCGGCTGTACAGAAGCCATTATGCTGCTTGTAAAAAACTGA
- a CDS encoding tyrosine-type recombinase/integrase has translation MWEATLTPHYFRHNFVTLLYRAGVDPLKAMKIVGHSEYQTTADIYTHLDQEMLRATADDLADVFKKVNTAARKSWYEMPQKVLAARVIQFPKAGS, from the coding sequence TTGTGGGAGGCTACGCTGACGCCGCATTACTTCCGGCATAATTTCGTGACCCTGCTCTATCGGGCTGGGGTGGACCCGCTGAAGGCCATGAAGATCGTGGGCCACAGCGAATACCAGACCACGGCAGATATTTATACGCACCTGGATCAGGAAATGCTGAGGGCCACGGCGGACGATTTGGCGGACGTGTTCAAGAAGGTGAATACGGCGGCCAGGAAGAGCTGGTACGAGATGCCCCAGAAGGTGCTGGCGGCACGCGTGATCCAATTTCCAAAGGCAGGTAGTTGA